A window of Bombina bombina isolate aBomBom1 unplaced genomic scaffold, aBomBom1.pri scaffold_666, whole genome shotgun sequence contains these coding sequences:
- the LOC128644000 gene encoding apoptosis regulator R1 isoform X2 → MAQSDQGSRPLVEDFVRYKLCQRGLCPEPVGAASCALHSAMRAAGDEFEERFRQAFSEISAQIHVTPGTAYTHFAEVAGGLFHGGVNWGRVVAFFVFGAALCAESVNKEMAALLPRIQDWMVTYLETNLRDWIQSNGGWNGFLALYGEGAIEEARRQREGNWASLKTVLTGAVALGALMTVGALFASK, encoded by the exons ATGGCGCAATCTGACCAGGGATCCCGTCCCCTGGTGGAGGATTTTGTACGCTACAAGCTCTGTCAAAGAGGCCTGTGTCCAGAACCTGTAGGAGCAGCATCATGTGCTCTGCATTCTGCCATGCGTGCTGCGGGGGATGAATTCGAAGAGAGATTCAGACAGGCATTTAGTGAGATCTCAGCACAAATCCATGTGACCCCTGGCACAGCATACACTCACTTTGCAGAGGTTGCGGGAGGTCTGTTCCATGGCGGGGTGAACTGGGGCCGTGTGGTGGCATTTTTTGTGTTTGGAGCTGCGTTGTGTGCCGAAAGTGTGAATAAGGAGATGGCTGCACTCCTGCCACGGATCCAGGACTGGATGGTGACATATCTGGAAACCAACTTGAGAGACTGGATACAGAGCAATGGAGGCTGG AACGGATTCCTGGCTCTCTATGGGGAAGGTGCTATAGAAGAGGCTCGACGACAGCGTGAGGGAAATTGGGCTTCATTGAAGACTGTTCTGACTGGGGCAGTGGCTTTGGGGGCTTTAATGACTGTTGGGGCTCTTTTTGCCAGCAAGTGA